Sequence from the Sphingomonas suaedae genome:
GGTCGGCAAGTCGATCACCATGAAGCGGTTCCACACCCGTGGCCGCGGCAAGTCCACGCGCATCCTGAAGCCGTTCTCGCGCCTTCGGATCGTGGTGCGCGAAGTGCAGGAAGAGGCGTAACTCATGGGTCACAAGAGCAACCCGATCGGTCTGCGCCTGCAGATCAACCGCACCTGGGACAGCCGCTGGTTCGCCGAGGGCGCCGACTATGGCCGCCTGCTGCTGGAGGATCTGAAGATCCGCCAGTACATCATGAAGACGCTGCCGCAGGCGGCGATCTCCAAGGTGGTGATCGAGCGTCCGGCCAAGCTGTGCCGCGTCAGCATCTTTGCCGCACGCCCCGGCGTGATCATCGGCAAGAAGGGCTCGGACATCGAGAAGCTTCGCAAGAAGCTGGCGTCGATGACCAGCTCGGACGTGTCGCTGAACATCGTCGAAATCCGCAAGCCCGAAGTCGACGCCAAGCTCGTCGCGCAGGGCATTGCCGACCAGCTGGAGCGCCGCATCGCGTTCCGCCGCGCCATGAAGCGTGCCGTTCAGTCGGCGATGCGTCTGGGCGCCGAAGGCATCCGCATCAACTGCGGCGGCCGTCTGGGCGGCGCGGAAATCGCGCGGTCGGAATGGTACCGCGAGGGCCGCGTTCCGCTGCACACGCTGCGCGCGAATATCGACCATGCCGAGGCGCAGGCCCACACCGCCTATGGCGTGTGCGGCGTCAAGGTCTGGATCTTCAAGGGCGAGATCCTGGGCCATGATCCGATGGCGACCGATCGCCTGAACATGGAATCGCAGACGACGGGCGTTCGCCCGGCGCGCGATGACCGTCGCTAAGGGTTAGGCAGATGCTGCAACCGAAAAAGACGAAGTTCCGCAAGGCCTTCAAGGGCCGGATCAAGGGCGAGGCCAAGGGCGGCGCGACGCTGAACTTCGGGTCGTACGGCCTGAAGGCGATGGAGCCGGAGCGGATCACCGCACGCCAGATCGAGGCGGCCCGCCGCGCGATCACGCGTCACATCAAGCGCCAGGGGCGTTTGTGGATCCGCATCTTCCCGGAC
This genomic interval carries:
- the rpsC gene encoding 30S ribosomal protein S3, giving the protein MGHKSNPIGLRLQINRTWDSRWFAEGADYGRLLLEDLKIRQYIMKTLPQAAISKVVIERPAKLCRVSIFAARPGVIIGKKGSDIEKLRKKLASMTSSDVSLNIVEIRKPEVDAKLVAQGIADQLERRIAFRRAMKRAVQSAMRLGAEGIRINCGGRLGGAEIARSEWYREGRVPLHTLRANIDHAEAQAHTAYGVCGVKVWIFKGEILGHDPMATDRLNMESQTTGVRPARDDRR